The Penaeus monodon isolate SGIC_2016 chromosome 13, NSTDA_Pmon_1, whole genome shotgun sequence genome contains a region encoding:
- the LOC119580375 gene encoding fibrous sheath CABYR-binding protein-like isoform X2, whose product MSSANLSVLTLLLVVGAVTCSPLPSDFPAHAAQDAAHHVEVTHEVRHVTFEVSEEVSDVTASSQVPSAVPPEDDPPIPTATTPPTLPDAHLPHHASQLDLQPAHHTPPEEHGLEKEHGLEKEHGLEAEHGLEEEHGLEEEHGLEEEEHGLEEKEHAPDTEGFLSDDPSVEDSVKDEGSLGVLQEDEDVELEAKEEEGGLGEDTAAERVSGESASGEHDPQDIARGVVPEDTAAEETSLAEDASAGPEHPLPEGQEEESATHGAELQEHVTDESAVEEHVSEESAAQEETPEQSVAEENAPEESIVVEKSPVENVAIESKPEDSVPEDSDLEESKAAGSSSEANTTSEVAPGEEITNENGQAESVTVESVSEEKAVEKEPEEETPVHAVERMLADETRETVFLAEPVVEESGSKEEENKTEREPVSEKHTAEEDVAEEAAPGEGEESGAQEDVPQDQAAAEEEAEKEELAPAAQDAVSPGGEEEEVTADASEQEVSQEEPNSTDIMDPRVKKEVEITEEEKRSAEETAGSEDKPEGEIVPIDLEASEEEETQPIPVAAEGDHAGSPSPAEGQSDQGGVAFVNDAPSSLDSSEFSSEDVPIPVERHADTESDSGMEMTPAETPRKSRIYIEDDYEDPARATHPEDPAVSEDAVKEESEHRVVNSGLESMSMTSPTPEVPPESMPVEVTAEEDQVPPANSEEIESVTPPLDAAEPEENVTTVIDKVEEPPAVHETEEKVSVVEDVPPSSSVAPALAEDYPDSYTDPLDVADLPDIDVTHENLPSKEHPLDKGEETGAGQPSDHAGEVAGDSSDLAASDHMLEVEAGTPRVLPPQQEQVSAAAPTTLTVGCIIGIVFGVLMSLVILVGVGGFVLYQRRTLNRPKALNSDRGYAGSDSGGYIDDQVRVSYVNSQIDTPKTESSKASEAQQVPQVLIMLKNLKPTVSAGAASKLRNSLPSMPRIRPINLPNVGQFISKREPGGSNQPGQ is encoded by the exons TGTTGACGTTGCTGCTGGTGGTGGGTGCGGTGACCTGCTCCCCGCTGCCCAGCGACTtccccgcccacgccgcccaagATGCCGCCCACCACGTCGAAGTTACCCATGAGGTGCGCCACGTCACGTTTGAAGTGAGCGAGGAGGTGAGCGACGTCACCGCCTCGTCTCAGGTCCCCTCCGCCGTCCCCCCCGAGGATGACCCCCCCATCCCCACGGCGACGACCCCACCGACCCTCCCCGACGCCCACCTCCCGCACCACGCGTCTCAGCTCGACCTCCAGCCCGCCCACCACACGCCGCCCGAGGAGCACGGACTGGAGAAGGAGCACGGACTGGAGAAGGAGCACGGACTGGAGGCGGAGCACGGGCTGGAGGAAGAGCACGGGCTGGAGGAAGAGCAcgggctggaggaggaggagcacggGTTGGAAGAGAAGGAGCACGCCCCCGACACTGAAGGATTCCTCTCCGACGACCCGTCCGTCGAGGACTCCGTGAAGGACGAAGGGAGTCTAGGCGTTCTCCAGGAAGACGAGGACGTGGAGCTAGAggctaaggaggaggaaggaggcctCGGGGAGGACACGGCAGCGGAGAGGGTCTCGGGGGAGAGCGCCTCAGGAGAACATGACCCGCAGGACATCGCGAGGGGCGTCGTCCCCGAAGACACCGCGGCCGAGGAAACCAGCCTGGCGGAGGACGCGTCGGCCGGCCCGGAACACCCACTTCCAGAAGGCCAAGAGGAGGAAAGTGCAACACACGGCGCCGAACTGCAAGAACACGTGACGGACGAAAGTGCAGTGGAGGAACATGTGAGTGAGGAAAGTGCAGCTCAGGAGGAAACGCCAGAACAAAGTGTTGCCGAGGAAAATGCCCCTGAGGAGAGCATAGTGGTAGAAAAATCGCCCGTGGAAAATGTAGCGATAGAAAGCAAACCAGAAGACTCAGTACCTGAAGACAGTGACCTTGAAGAAAGCAAAGCAGCTGGAAGCTCTTCAGAAGCAAATACAACGAGTGAAGTCGCGCCAGGAGAGGAAATAACAAACGAGAATGGCCAGGCAGAGAGTGTCACAGTGGAAAGCGTGTCAGAAGAGAAGGCAGTCGAGAAGGAACCAGAGGAAGAGACGCCCGTACATGCTGTCGAGAGGATGCTAGCGGACGAGACGCGAGAGACCGTGTTTCTGGCCGAGCCCGTCGTCGAGGAAAGTGGCagcaaggaggaagagaataagacgGAAAGGGAACCTGTCTCGGAAAAGCACACCGCGGAGGAGGACGTAGCGGAGGAGGCCGCCCCGGGGGAAGGTGAAGAAAGCGGAGCCCAAGAGGACGTCCCACAAGACCAAGCTGCggcagaggaggaggcggagaaggaggagctGGCTCCGGCGGCACAGGACGCGGTGAGTcctggcggggaggaggaggaagttacaGCAGACGCATCGGAGCAGGAAGTTAGCCAGGAAGAACCCAACTCAACAGATATCATGGATCCCAGGGTTAAGAAGGAAGTAGAGATtacggaggaagaaaaaagaagcgcTGAGGAAACTGCAGGGAGTGAGGATAAACCCGAAGGCGAAATCGTGCCCATCGATCTGGAAGCCTCGGAAGAAGAGGAGACGCAGCCGATCCCGGTCGCGGCAGAAGGGGACCATGCCGGGTCTCCCTCTCCAGCCGAAGGCCAGAGTGACCAGGGCGGCGTGGCCTTCGTCAACGATGCGCCGTCGTCCCTGGATAGCTCTGAGTTTTCCTCCGAAGACGTCCCCATCCCGGTGGAGAGGCACGCGGACACCGAGAGCGACAGCGGGATGGAGATGACGCCGGCAGAAACTCCTCGCAAATCCCGCATCTACATCGAGGATGACTATGAAGACCCCGCTCGCGCCACCCACCCCGAGGACCCCGCTGTTTCCGAGGACGCCGTTAAAGAGGAGAGCGAGCACAGAGTAGTCAACAGCGGCCTTGAGAGCATGAGCATGACCTCGCCGACTCCTGAGGTGCCACCGGAGAGTATGCCGGTCGAGGTCACTGCCGAGGAAGACCAGGTCCCTCCTGCCAACAGCGAGGAAATAGAATCGGTCACTCCGCCCCTCGACGCCGCAGAGCCAGAGGAGAACGTCACCACAGTCATCGATAAGGTCGAGGAGCCTCCCGCAGTACACGAGACGGAGGAGAAAGTGAGCGTAGTCGAGGACGTTCCTCCGAGTTCGAGTGTTGCCCCAGCGCTCGCCGAGGACTACCCAGACTCCTACACTGATCCTCTGGATGTGGCCGACCTGCCTGACATCGACGTGACGCACGAGAACTTGCCATCCAAGGAACACCCTCTGGACAAGGGCGAGGAGACCGGCGCTGGCCAGCCCAGTGATCATGC AGGTGAGGTGGCGGGTGACTCCAGCGACCTGGCTGCGAGTGACCACATGCTGGAGGTGGAAGCAGGCACGCCTCGGGTCCTGCCTCCCCAGCAGGAGCAGGTCAGCGCCGCAGCTCCCACGACCCTCACCGTCGGTTGCATCATCGGCATCGTCTTCGGCGTCCTCATGTCTCTAGTCATTCTCGTCG gcgTCGGAGGTTTCGTCCTCTACCAACGACGAACTCTGAACCGCCCCAAAGCCCTGAACTCCGACCGAGGCTACGCAGGGAGTGACTCCGGAGGCTACATCGACGACCAAGTGCGCGTTTCGTATGTCAACTCGCAGATTGACACGCCAAAG
- the LOC119580375 gene encoding fibrous sheath CABYR-binding protein-like isoform X3: MLTLLLVVGAVTCSPLPSDFPAHAAQDAAHHVEVTHEVRHVTFEVSEEVSDVTASSQVPSAVPPEDDPPIPTATTPPTLPDAHLPHHASQLDLQPAHHTPPEEHGLEKEHGLEKEHGLEAEHGLEEEHGLEEEHGLEEEEHGLEEKEHAPDTEGFLSDDPSVEDSVKDEGSLGVLQEDEDVELEAKEEEGGLGEDTAAERVSGESASGEHDPQDIARGVVPEDTAAEETSLAEDASAGPEHPLPEGQEEESATHGAELQEHVTDESAVEEHVSEESAAQEETPEQSVAEENAPEESIVVEKSPVENVAIESKPEDSVPEDSDLEESKAAGSSSEANTTSEVAPGEEITNENGQAESVTVESVSEEKAVEKEPEEETPVHAVERMLADETRETVFLAEPVVEESGSKEEENKTEREPVSEKHTAEEDVAEEAAPGEGEESGAQEDVPQDQAAAEEEAEKEELAPAAQDAVSPGGEEEEVTADASEQEVSQEEPNSTDIMDPRVKKEVEITEEEKRSAEETAGSEDKPEGEIVPIDLEASEEEETQPIPVAAEGDHAGSPSPAEGQSDQGGVAFVNDAPSSLDSSEFSSEDVPIPVERHADTESDSGMEMTPAETPRKSRIYIEDDYEDPARATHPEDPAVSEDAVKEESEHRVVNSGLESMSMTSPTPEVPPESMPVEVTAEEDQVPPANSEEIESVTPPLDAAEPEENVTTVIDKVEEPPAVHETEEKVSVVEDVPPSSSVAPALAEDYPDSYTDPLDVADLPDIDVTHENLPSKEHPLDKGEETGAGQPSDHAGEVAGDSSDLAASDHMLEVEAGTPRVLPPQQEQVSAAAPTTLTVGCIIGIVFGVLMSLVILVGVGGFVLYQRRTLNRPKALNSDRGYAGSDSGGYIDDQVRVSYVNSQIDTPKTESSKASEAQQVPQVLIMLKNLKPTVSAGAASKLRNSLPSMPRIRPINLPNVGQFISKREPGGSNQPGQ; this comes from the exons TGTTGACGTTGCTGCTGGTGGTGGGTGCGGTGACCTGCTCCCCGCTGCCCAGCGACTtccccgcccacgccgcccaagATGCCGCCCACCACGTCGAAGTTACCCATGAGGTGCGCCACGTCACGTTTGAAGTGAGCGAGGAGGTGAGCGACGTCACCGCCTCGTCTCAGGTCCCCTCCGCCGTCCCCCCCGAGGATGACCCCCCCATCCCCACGGCGACGACCCCACCGACCCTCCCCGACGCCCACCTCCCGCACCACGCGTCTCAGCTCGACCTCCAGCCCGCCCACCACACGCCGCCCGAGGAGCACGGACTGGAGAAGGAGCACGGACTGGAGAAGGAGCACGGACTGGAGGCGGAGCACGGGCTGGAGGAAGAGCACGGGCTGGAGGAAGAGCAcgggctggaggaggaggagcacggGTTGGAAGAGAAGGAGCACGCCCCCGACACTGAAGGATTCCTCTCCGACGACCCGTCCGTCGAGGACTCCGTGAAGGACGAAGGGAGTCTAGGCGTTCTCCAGGAAGACGAGGACGTGGAGCTAGAggctaaggaggaggaaggaggcctCGGGGAGGACACGGCAGCGGAGAGGGTCTCGGGGGAGAGCGCCTCAGGAGAACATGACCCGCAGGACATCGCGAGGGGCGTCGTCCCCGAAGACACCGCGGCCGAGGAAACCAGCCTGGCGGAGGACGCGTCGGCCGGCCCGGAACACCCACTTCCAGAAGGCCAAGAGGAGGAAAGTGCAACACACGGCGCCGAACTGCAAGAACACGTGACGGACGAAAGTGCAGTGGAGGAACATGTGAGTGAGGAAAGTGCAGCTCAGGAGGAAACGCCAGAACAAAGTGTTGCCGAGGAAAATGCCCCTGAGGAGAGCATAGTGGTAGAAAAATCGCCCGTGGAAAATGTAGCGATAGAAAGCAAACCAGAAGACTCAGTACCTGAAGACAGTGACCTTGAAGAAAGCAAAGCAGCTGGAAGCTCTTCAGAAGCAAATACAACGAGTGAAGTCGCGCCAGGAGAGGAAATAACAAACGAGAATGGCCAGGCAGAGAGTGTCACAGTGGAAAGCGTGTCAGAAGAGAAGGCAGTCGAGAAGGAACCAGAGGAAGAGACGCCCGTACATGCTGTCGAGAGGATGCTAGCGGACGAGACGCGAGAGACCGTGTTTCTGGCCGAGCCCGTCGTCGAGGAAAGTGGCagcaaggaggaagagaataagacgGAAAGGGAACCTGTCTCGGAAAAGCACACCGCGGAGGAGGACGTAGCGGAGGAGGCCGCCCCGGGGGAAGGTGAAGAAAGCGGAGCCCAAGAGGACGTCCCACAAGACCAAGCTGCggcagaggaggaggcggagaaggaggagctGGCTCCGGCGGCACAGGACGCGGTGAGTcctggcggggaggaggaggaagttacaGCAGACGCATCGGAGCAGGAAGTTAGCCAGGAAGAACCCAACTCAACAGATATCATGGATCCCAGGGTTAAGAAGGAAGTAGAGATtacggaggaagaaaaaagaagcgcTGAGGAAACTGCAGGGAGTGAGGATAAACCCGAAGGCGAAATCGTGCCCATCGATCTGGAAGCCTCGGAAGAAGAGGAGACGCAGCCGATCCCGGTCGCGGCAGAAGGGGACCATGCCGGGTCTCCCTCTCCAGCCGAAGGCCAGAGTGACCAGGGCGGCGTGGCCTTCGTCAACGATGCGCCGTCGTCCCTGGATAGCTCTGAGTTTTCCTCCGAAGACGTCCCCATCCCGGTGGAGAGGCACGCGGACACCGAGAGCGACAGCGGGATGGAGATGACGCCGGCAGAAACTCCTCGCAAATCCCGCATCTACATCGAGGATGACTATGAAGACCCCGCTCGCGCCACCCACCCCGAGGACCCCGCTGTTTCCGAGGACGCCGTTAAAGAGGAGAGCGAGCACAGAGTAGTCAACAGCGGCCTTGAGAGCATGAGCATGACCTCGCCGACTCCTGAGGTGCCACCGGAGAGTATGCCGGTCGAGGTCACTGCCGAGGAAGACCAGGTCCCTCCTGCCAACAGCGAGGAAATAGAATCGGTCACTCCGCCCCTCGACGCCGCAGAGCCAGAGGAGAACGTCACCACAGTCATCGATAAGGTCGAGGAGCCTCCCGCAGTACACGAGACGGAGGAGAAAGTGAGCGTAGTCGAGGACGTTCCTCCGAGTTCGAGTGTTGCCCCAGCGCTCGCCGAGGACTACCCAGACTCCTACACTGATCCTCTGGATGTGGCCGACCTGCCTGACATCGACGTGACGCACGAGAACTTGCCATCCAAGGAACACCCTCTGGACAAGGGCGAGGAGACCGGCGCTGGCCAGCCCAGTGATCATGC AGGTGAGGTGGCGGGTGACTCCAGCGACCTGGCTGCGAGTGACCACATGCTGGAGGTGGAAGCAGGCACGCCTCGGGTCCTGCCTCCCCAGCAGGAGCAGGTCAGCGCCGCAGCTCCCACGACCCTCACCGTCGGTTGCATCATCGGCATCGTCTTCGGCGTCCTCATGTCTCTAGTCATTCTCGTCG gcgTCGGAGGTTTCGTCCTCTACCAACGACGAACTCTGAACCGCCCCAAAGCCCTGAACTCCGACCGAGGCTACGCAGGGAGTGACTCCGGAGGCTACATCGACGACCAAGTGCGCGTTTCGTATGTCAACTCGCAGATTGACACGCCAAAG
- the LOC119580375 gene encoding fibrous sheath CABYR-binding protein-like isoform X4, whose protein sequence is MTARLATFSCNKGGVLMLLICIAVLTLLLVVGAVTCSPLPSDFPAHAAQDAAHHVEVTHEVRHVTFEVSEEVSDVTASSQVPSAVPPEDDPPIPTATTPPTLPDAHLPHHASQLDLQPAHHTPPEEHGLEKEHGLEKEHGLEAEHGLEEEHGLEEEHGLEEEEHGLEEKEHAPDTEGFLSDDPSVEDSVKDEGSLGVLQEDEDVELEAKEEEGGLGEDTAAERVSGESASGEHDPQDIARGVVPEDTAAEETSLAEDASAGPEHPLPEGQEEESATHGAELQEHVTDESAVEEHVSEESAAQEETPEQSVAEENAPEESIVVEKSPVENVAIESKPEDSVPEDSDLEESKAAGSSSEANTTSEVAPGEEITNENGQAESVTVESVSEEKAVEKEPEEETPVHAVERMLADETRETVFLAEPVVEESGSKEEENKTEREPVSEKHTAEEDVAEEAAPGEGEESGAQEDVPQDQAAAEEEAEKEELAPAAQDAVSPGGEEEEVTADASEQEVSQEEPNSTDIMDPRVKKEVEITEEEKRSAEETAGSEDKPEGEIVPIDLEASEEEETQPIPVAAEGDHAGSPSPAEGQSDQGGVAFVNDAPSSLDSSEFSSEDVPIPVERHADTESDSGMEMTPAETPRKSRIYIEDDYEDPARATHPEDPAVSEDAVKEESEHRVVNSGLESMSMTSPTPEVPPESMPVEVTAEEDQVPPANSEEIESVTPPLDAAEPEENVTTVIDKVEEPPAVHETEEKVSVVEDVPPSSSVAPALAEDYPDSYTDPLDVADLPDIDVTHENLPSKEHPLDKGEETGAGQPSDHAGEVAGDSSDLAASDHMLEVEAGTPRVLPPQQEQVSAAAPTTLTVGCIIGIVFGVLMSLVILVGVGGFVLYQRRTLNRPKALNSDRGYAGSDSGGYIDDQVRVSYVNSQIDTPKGSPEDLISLDNDSFLNSLESMTIQNLWTDNIRHTKL, encoded by the exons AAAGGAGGCGTCCTAATGTTGCTTATTTGCATTGCAGTGTTGACGTTGCTGCTGGTGGTGGGTGCGGTGACCTGCTCCCCGCTGCCCAGCGACTtccccgcccacgccgcccaagATGCCGCCCACCACGTCGAAGTTACCCATGAGGTGCGCCACGTCACGTTTGAAGTGAGCGAGGAGGTGAGCGACGTCACCGCCTCGTCTCAGGTCCCCTCCGCCGTCCCCCCCGAGGATGACCCCCCCATCCCCACGGCGACGACCCCACCGACCCTCCCCGACGCCCACCTCCCGCACCACGCGTCTCAGCTCGACCTCCAGCCCGCCCACCACACGCCGCCCGAGGAGCACGGACTGGAGAAGGAGCACGGACTGGAGAAGGAGCACGGACTGGAGGCGGAGCACGGGCTGGAGGAAGAGCACGGGCTGGAGGAAGAGCAcgggctggaggaggaggagcacggGTTGGAAGAGAAGGAGCACGCCCCCGACACTGAAGGATTCCTCTCCGACGACCCGTCCGTCGAGGACTCCGTGAAGGACGAAGGGAGTCTAGGCGTTCTCCAGGAAGACGAGGACGTGGAGCTAGAggctaaggaggaggaaggaggcctCGGGGAGGACACGGCAGCGGAGAGGGTCTCGGGGGAGAGCGCCTCAGGAGAACATGACCCGCAGGACATCGCGAGGGGCGTCGTCCCCGAAGACACCGCGGCCGAGGAAACCAGCCTGGCGGAGGACGCGTCGGCCGGCCCGGAACACCCACTTCCAGAAGGCCAAGAGGAGGAAAGTGCAACACACGGCGCCGAACTGCAAGAACACGTGACGGACGAAAGTGCAGTGGAGGAACATGTGAGTGAGGAAAGTGCAGCTCAGGAGGAAACGCCAGAACAAAGTGTTGCCGAGGAAAATGCCCCTGAGGAGAGCATAGTGGTAGAAAAATCGCCCGTGGAAAATGTAGCGATAGAAAGCAAACCAGAAGACTCAGTACCTGAAGACAGTGACCTTGAAGAAAGCAAAGCAGCTGGAAGCTCTTCAGAAGCAAATACAACGAGTGAAGTCGCGCCAGGAGAGGAAATAACAAACGAGAATGGCCAGGCAGAGAGTGTCACAGTGGAAAGCGTGTCAGAAGAGAAGGCAGTCGAGAAGGAACCAGAGGAAGAGACGCCCGTACATGCTGTCGAGAGGATGCTAGCGGACGAGACGCGAGAGACCGTGTTTCTGGCCGAGCCCGTCGTCGAGGAAAGTGGCagcaaggaggaagagaataagacgGAAAGGGAACCTGTCTCGGAAAAGCACACCGCGGAGGAGGACGTAGCGGAGGAGGCCGCCCCGGGGGAAGGTGAAGAAAGCGGAGCCCAAGAGGACGTCCCACAAGACCAAGCTGCggcagaggaggaggcggagaaggaggagctGGCTCCGGCGGCACAGGACGCGGTGAGTcctggcggggaggaggaggaagttacaGCAGACGCATCGGAGCAGGAAGTTAGCCAGGAAGAACCCAACTCAACAGATATCATGGATCCCAGGGTTAAGAAGGAAGTAGAGATtacggaggaagaaaaaagaagcgcTGAGGAAACTGCAGGGAGTGAGGATAAACCCGAAGGCGAAATCGTGCCCATCGATCTGGAAGCCTCGGAAGAAGAGGAGACGCAGCCGATCCCGGTCGCGGCAGAAGGGGACCATGCCGGGTCTCCCTCTCCAGCCGAAGGCCAGAGTGACCAGGGCGGCGTGGCCTTCGTCAACGATGCGCCGTCGTCCCTGGATAGCTCTGAGTTTTCCTCCGAAGACGTCCCCATCCCGGTGGAGAGGCACGCGGACACCGAGAGCGACAGCGGGATGGAGATGACGCCGGCAGAAACTCCTCGCAAATCCCGCATCTACATCGAGGATGACTATGAAGACCCCGCTCGCGCCACCCACCCCGAGGACCCCGCTGTTTCCGAGGACGCCGTTAAAGAGGAGAGCGAGCACAGAGTAGTCAACAGCGGCCTTGAGAGCATGAGCATGACCTCGCCGACTCCTGAGGTGCCACCGGAGAGTATGCCGGTCGAGGTCACTGCCGAGGAAGACCAGGTCCCTCCTGCCAACAGCGAGGAAATAGAATCGGTCACTCCGCCCCTCGACGCCGCAGAGCCAGAGGAGAACGTCACCACAGTCATCGATAAGGTCGAGGAGCCTCCCGCAGTACACGAGACGGAGGAGAAAGTGAGCGTAGTCGAGGACGTTCCTCCGAGTTCGAGTGTTGCCCCAGCGCTCGCCGAGGACTACCCAGACTCCTACACTGATCCTCTGGATGTGGCCGACCTGCCTGACATCGACGTGACGCACGAGAACTTGCCATCCAAGGAACACCCTCTGGACAAGGGCGAGGAGACCGGCGCTGGCCAGCCCAGTGATCATGC AGGTGAGGTGGCGGGTGACTCCAGCGACCTGGCTGCGAGTGACCACATGCTGGAGGTGGAAGCAGGCACGCCTCGGGTCCTGCCTCCCCAGCAGGAGCAGGTCAGCGCCGCAGCTCCCACGACCCTCACCGTCGGTTGCATCATCGGCATCGTCTTCGGCGTCCTCATGTCTCTAGTCATTCTCGTCG gcgTCGGAGGTTTCGTCCTCTACCAACGACGAACTCTGAACCGCCCCAAAGCCCTGAACTCCGACCGAGGCTACGCAGGGAGTGACTCCGGAGGCTACATCGACGACCAAGTGCGCGTTTCGTATGTCAACTCGCAGATTGACACGCCAAAG